The Phycisphaerae bacterium genome has a window encoding:
- a CDS encoding LacI family transcriptional regulator, translated as MAISSGVHQPVRRRTTLADVARVSGVSVAAASQVLSGQKGATRYSPATAARVREAARLLRYRPSLAGRIIRQGRTGIMGLVLPALADAYVTSLAPGCITAATRCGYELIVSAAHLASDEYQQRVSHLLDLDVDGLVLFASQELIRSEVYRELVESRRPVVLLEHDTADQNVDFVGMDDLANYRQAVGRLKSLGHQRIGLIYELEYAVPSAHVRRLAFEQAVDELGLPVLPRYCIQTAHHRDAQSLAALTPVLEAKGDLTALVVRGHWRMEWMYQALLEWGWAVPDDVSLVNISGHDYRRDRLRITAVQTPIAKMGEQAVQLLTHRIGHPDDPPQRILLPGELIEGTTVKNR; from the coding sequence GTGGCCATTTCGTCGGGTGTCCATCAGCCCGTGCGTCGCCGGACGACCCTGGCCGACGTGGCAAGGGTCAGCGGCGTCTCGGTCGCAGCGGCCTCCCAGGTCCTCTCCGGCCAGAAGGGCGCCACCCGCTACAGCCCCGCCACCGCCGCACGCGTCCGCGAAGCCGCCCGCCTGCTGCGATACCGCCCGAGCCTCGCCGGGCGGATCATCCGCCAGGGCCGGACCGGCATCATGGGCCTGGTCCTCCCGGCGTTGGCCGATGCCTACGTGACCTCCCTCGCCCCCGGCTGCATCACCGCTGCCACCCGCTGCGGATACGAGCTGATCGTTTCCGCTGCGCACCTGGCCAGCGACGAGTACCAGCAGCGGGTCTCCCACCTCCTGGACCTCGACGTGGACGGCTTGGTCCTGTTCGCCTCTCAGGAACTGATCCGGTCCGAGGTCTACCGCGAACTGGTCGAGTCCCGCCGGCCCGTCGTCCTCCTCGAGCACGACACCGCCGACCAGAACGTGGACTTCGTGGGAATGGACGACCTGGCCAACTACCGGCAGGCGGTGGGACGCCTCAAGTCCCTCGGCCATCAGCGGATCGGCCTCATCTACGAACTCGAATACGCCGTGCCCTCAGCCCACGTCCGACGCCTCGCGTTCGAGCAGGCGGTCGACGAACTGGGCCTGCCCGTCCTGCCGCGATACTGCATCCAGACCGCACACCACCGCGATGCCCAATCGCTGGCTGCGCTGACCCCGGTGCTCGAAGCAAAAGGCGACCTGACCGCCTTGGTCGTCCGCGGGCATTGGCGGATGGAGTGGATGTATCAGGCCCTGCTCGAATGGGGATGGGCGGTGCCGGACGACGTCTCCCTGGTCAACATCAGCGGCCACGACTACCGCCGCGACCGCCTGCGCATCACCGCGGTGCAGACCCCGATCGCCAAGATGGGCGAGCAGGCGGTGCAACTGCTGACGCATCGCATCGGCCACCCGGACGACCCGCCGCAGCGGATCCTGCTGCCGGGTGAACTGATCGAAGGAACAACGGTGAAGAACCGCTGA
- a CDS encoding methyltransferase, translating to MTSRQRVQTALDHREPDRVPLDLGGSAVTGMSVSTVYRLRQALRLDAPGLPVKVVEPFQMLGEIEADLAEALGVDVVGLGLPATLFGFVNENWKAWTTFDGTPVLVPEGFNTEPETNGDILLYPQGDKSVPPSGRMPKGGFYFDAIIRQEPIDDDRLDPADNLEEFRPLTDAQIAYLRDRAEQLYTGTDKAILLSLPGASFGDIALVPAMWLKHPKGIRDVEEWYVSTGLRREYVRRVFEGQCAIAIANAQRIYEAVGERVAAVFVTGTDFGTQSNLFISRDSYRDLFMPFHERINEWVHSHTAWKTMIHSCGAVEPLIDDFVRAGFDILNPVQCSAAGMDAATLKGRYGGRITFWGGAVNTQQTLPFGRPEEVREEVRERIRTFGPGGGFVFNPIHNVQAATPIENVLAMYETLGEMRDYPIR from the coding sequence ATGACCTCCCGCCAGCGGGTGCAGACCGCTTTGGACCATCGTGAACCGGACCGCGTGCCTCTCGATCTGGGCGGCAGCGCGGTGACCGGGATGAGCGTTTCGACGGTGTACCGGCTTCGTCAGGCGCTGAGGCTGGACGCGCCGGGCCTGCCGGTCAAGGTGGTCGAGCCGTTCCAGATGCTCGGTGAGATCGAGGCGGACCTGGCGGAGGCGCTTGGTGTGGACGTGGTGGGACTGGGGCTGCCCGCGACGCTGTTCGGTTTCGTCAACGAGAACTGGAAGGCGTGGACGACGTTCGACGGGACGCCGGTGCTTGTGCCGGAGGGTTTCAATACCGAGCCGGAGACCAACGGCGATATTCTGCTGTATCCGCAGGGCGATAAGTCCGTGCCGCCGAGCGGGCGGATGCCCAAGGGCGGTTTTTACTTCGATGCGATCATTCGGCAGGAACCGATTGACGACGACCGGCTTGACCCGGCGGACAATCTTGAGGAGTTTAGGCCGCTGACCGACGCGCAGATCGCGTACCTGCGGGACCGGGCGGAGCAGCTCTACACGGGAACGGACAAGGCGATCCTGCTGAGCCTGCCCGGCGCGTCGTTCGGCGATATCGCGCTGGTGCCGGCGATGTGGCTGAAGCACCCCAAGGGCATTCGGGACGTCGAGGAGTGGTACGTTTCGACGGGCCTTCGGCGCGAGTACGTGCGGCGGGTTTTTGAGGGCCAGTGCGCGATCGCCATCGCCAACGCGCAGCGCATCTACGAGGCGGTGGGCGAGCGGGTGGCGGCGGTGTTCGTGACCGGCACGGATTTCGGCACGCAGTCGAATCTCTTCATCTCGCGGGATTCGTATCGCGATTTGTTCATGCCGTTCCACGAGCGGATCAACGAGTGGGTTCACAGCCACACGGCTTGGAAGACGATGATCCACTCGTGCGGGGCGGTCGAGCCGCTGATCGACGATTTTGTTCGGGCCGGGTTTGACATTCTCAATCCGGTTCAATGCTCCGCCGCCGGTATGGACGCTGCGACGCTCAAGGGGCGGTACGGCGGGCGGATCACGTTCTGGGGCGGCGCGGTCAATACGCAGCAGACGCTGCCGTTCGGGCGGCCGGAGGAGGTCCGCGAGGAGGTTCGCGAGCGGATCCGGACGTTCGGGCCCGGCGGCGGGTTCGTGTTCAATCCCATTCACAACGTGCAGGCGGCCACGCCGATCGAAAATGTGCTGGCGATGTACGAGACGCTTGGGGAAATGCGGGACTATCCGATCCGGTGA
- a CDS encoding nucleoside deaminase, translating to MDIFMKAAIEEARQGLSEGGIPIGSVLVRDGQIIGRGHNRRVQYDDPIIHAEIDCLRNAGRIGSYKGTVLYSTLMPCYLCAGAAVQFGIRRVVAGESATFAGAREFMESHGVEVVDLDLEECKAMMRKFIDENPQLWYEDIGEL from the coding sequence ATGGACATTTTCATGAAGGCTGCGATTGAGGAGGCCCGTCAGGGCCTTAGCGAGGGAGGAATCCCCATCGGATCGGTGCTGGTCCGCGACGGTCAGATCATCGGGCGCGGGCACAACCGGCGGGTCCAGTACGACGACCCGATCATCCACGCGGAGATCGACTGCCTGCGCAACGCGGGGCGGATCGGCAGCTACAAGGGCACGGTGCTGTACTCGACGCTCATGCCGTGCTATCTCTGCGCGGGCGCGGCGGTGCAGTTCGGCATTCGCCGGGTCGTTGCCGGTGAGTCCGCGACGTTCGCCGGGGCGCGGGAGTTCATGGAGTCGCACGGGGTGGAGGTGGTCGATCTGGATCTGGAGGAGTGCAAGGCGATGATGCGGAAATTCATCGACGAGAACCCGCAATTGTGGTACGAAGATATCGGCGAGTTGTGA
- a CDS encoding dienelactone hydrolase family protein, giving the protein MRCVLIVLLLTAVASSEEPQTRSGEPAAGGVGEVATETVAYSDGELPLEGFLAYPRSVPSGRKLPGVLVVHEWYGLNDYARGRARQLADQLGVVAFAVDMYGRGKRAQNDRSARELSKPFRESPTLARRRVRAGLEVLREQKLVDSNRIAAIGYCFGGSVVLELARGGADVAGVVSFHGGLGTSMPAERGQIKAEILVLHGANDPHVGWSEVSDFVHEMKKSEAQWQLVVYGQAVHAFTNPANDADPWDGVAYDEQADRRSWAAMVLFFHEVLGTGQSAEPLEAEAEPDDRTP; this is encoded by the coding sequence ATGCGTTGCGTACTGATTGTTTTGCTGTTGACCGCTGTCGCTTCGTCCGAGGAACCGCAGACGCGTTCGGGCGAGCCGGCCGCCGGCGGCGTCGGCGAGGTCGCGACCGAGACGGTCGCGTACAGCGACGGGGAGCTTCCGCTGGAAGGGTTTCTGGCGTATCCGCGTTCGGTTCCATCCGGACGGAAGCTTCCGGGGGTGTTGGTCGTCCACGAGTGGTACGGCCTGAACGACTATGCCAGAGGCCGGGCCAGGCAGCTTGCCGACCAGCTCGGGGTGGTCGCGTTTGCGGTGGACATGTACGGCCGCGGCAAGCGGGCCCAGAACGACCGGTCGGCCCGCGAGCTGTCCAAGCCGTTTCGCGAGAGTCCGACGCTCGCGCGGCGTCGGGTGCGGGCCGGGCTTGAGGTGTTGCGCGAACAGAAGCTGGTCGATTCGAACCGGATCGCCGCGATCGGATACTGCTTTGGCGGGTCGGTGGTGCTGGAGTTGGCGCGGGGCGGCGCGGACGTGGCGGGCGTGGTGAGTTTTCACGGCGGGTTGGGCACGTCGATGCCGGCAGAGCGTGGACAGATCAAGGCGGAGATTCTCGTTCTTCACGGGGCCAACGATCCGCATGTCGGCTGGTCGGAGGTCAGCGACTTTGTCCACGAGATGAAGAAGTCTGAGGCGCAGTGGCAACTGGTGGTCTACGGCCAAGCGGTGCACGCGTTCACGAATCCGGCCAACGATGCGGACCCGTGGGACGGCGTGGCGTACGACGAGCAGGCGGACCGGCGGTCGTGGGCGGCGATGGTGCTATTTTTTCACGAGGTTCTCGGGACCGGTCAGTCGGCTGAGCCGCTCGAAGCGGAGGCTGAGCCGGACGATCGGACGCCGTAG
- a CDS encoding DUF981 domain-containing protein, whose product MLAVLWNDYVTLMLLNAAAGLFLVACYAWWGLTDPDQKRWAPGFAASGLIALATGLHMSLTWPLDYQGGIFNIAYGETSALFGAILLGTALALWMNWGLLSIGIYSLFAAALAVVVGVRIIHLGLTAQPLLAGAGFILTGLAGAFALPVLANRDRRFLRAAGAIVLLVAVMIWVMTVYVAYWNHLIPS is encoded by the coding sequence ATGCTGGCGGTGTTATGGAACGATTACGTGACGCTGATGCTGCTGAACGCGGCGGCTGGGCTGTTTCTGGTGGCGTGTTACGCGTGGTGGGGATTGACGGATCCGGATCAGAAGCGTTGGGCGCCGGGGTTCGCGGCGAGCGGGCTGATCGCTCTGGCGACCGGGTTGCACATGTCGCTGACGTGGCCGCTGGACTACCAGGGCGGGATATTCAACATCGCGTACGGGGAGACGTCGGCGCTGTTCGGGGCGATTTTGTTGGGTACGGCGCTGGCATTGTGGATGAACTGGGGGCTTTTGAGCATCGGGATTTACTCGCTTTTCGCCGCTGCGCTGGCGGTGGTGGTCGGGGTTCGGATCATTCATCTGGGCCTGACGGCTCAGCCGCTGCTGGCCGGAGCGGGGTTTATTCTGACGGGTTTGGCTGGGGCGTTTGCGTTGCCGGTGCTGGCGAATCGGGACCGCCGTTTTCTTCGGGCGGCTGGGGCGATCGTGCTGTTGGTCGCGGTGATGATCTGGGTGATGACCGTGTACGTCGCGTACTGGAACCATTTGATTCCGTCGTGA
- a CDS encoding ABC transporter substrate-binding protein yields the protein MHRRLALILVGFTLVLCVAGCRNREAAAKEDVLVFWHTQSDRNAAALREIIEAYNASGPAMAVREEYVGDYDTLYKKTITALAARRPPDLAVAYESMVADYMKYDAVSDLGGYLQDDLSAEDRADIYQPFVDSNRFAQFGGKLLSMPFTKSVLMLYYNRDMLRQVGRSEPPATWEEFVAACEALKAKLNLTPYAFSRDPSTFDGLVFSFGGEVFDSRTRTPLFDGPATVSAFGLIDAVFEKGLAYEVAYGSYDDRADFGNGRAAFFIRSSNSYPYADEMIQGKFDWDVAVIPHGAEAAPATVLFGANICVFKSDERRQKAAWDFIGYFISRDVTARWAAATGYLPIRQSALEASPLREFLAEKPAKRHTIEAIPYAKAEPNVQGWQEVRDAMDRITAEVINQRLTAQDAAVELQAAARKMLSQ from the coding sequence ATGCACCGCCGGTTGGCTTTGATTTTGGTGGGTTTCACTCTGGTTCTTTGTGTCGCCGGTTGCCGCAATCGCGAGGCCGCGGCGAAGGAGGACGTTCTGGTGTTCTGGCATACGCAGAGCGACCGGAACGCGGCGGCGCTGCGCGAGATCATCGAGGCGTACAACGCGTCGGGTCCGGCGATGGCGGTTCGCGAGGAGTACGTGGGCGATTACGACACGCTGTACAAGAAGACGATCACGGCGCTGGCGGCGCGTCGGCCGCCGGATCTGGCGGTGGCGTATGAGAGCATGGTGGCGGACTACATGAAGTACGACGCGGTGTCGGATCTGGGCGGGTATCTGCAGGATGATTTGTCGGCTGAGGACCGGGCGGATATCTATCAGCCGTTTGTCGACTCGAACCGGTTTGCCCAGTTCGGCGGCAAGCTGCTGTCGATGCCGTTTACCAAGAGCGTGTTGATGCTGTACTACAATCGGGACATGCTCAGGCAGGTCGGCCGCAGCGAACCGCCGGCGACGTGGGAGGAGTTTGTGGCGGCGTGCGAGGCATTGAAGGCGAAGCTCAATCTCACTCCTTACGCGTTTTCTCGCGATCCATCCACGTTCGACGGGTTGGTGTTTTCGTTCGGCGGCGAGGTGTTCGACTCGCGGACGCGGACGCCGCTTTTTGACGGGCCGGCGACGGTGAGCGCCTTTGGTCTGATCGACGCGGTGTTCGAGAAGGGTCTGGCCTATGAGGTGGCTTACGGTTCGTACGACGATCGAGCGGATTTCGGGAACGGTCGCGCGGCGTTTTTCATTCGGTCCAGCAATTCGTACCCTTACGCGGACGAGATGATCCAGGGCAAGTTTGACTGGGACGTGGCGGTGATTCCTCACGGGGCGGAGGCGGCGCCGGCGACGGTGCTGTTCGGGGCGAACATTTGCGTGTTCAAGTCGGACGAGCGGCGTCAGAAGGCGGCTTGGGATTTTATCGGGTATTTCATTTCGCGCGACGTGACGGCGCGGTGGGCCGCGGCGACGGGGTATCTGCCGATTCGCCAGTCGGCGCTCGAGGCGTCGCCGCTGCGGGAGTTTCTGGCTGAGAAGCCGGCGAAGCGGCATACGATCGAGGCGATTCCGTACGCCAAGGCGGAGCCGAACGTTCAGGGCTGGCAGGAGGTTCGCGACGCCATGGACCGCATCACAGCGGAGGTCATCAATCAGAGGCTGACGGCGCAGGATGCGGCGGTGGAGCTTCAGGCGGCGGCGCGGAAGATGCTGAGTCAGTAG
- a CDS encoding carbohydrate ABC transporter permease — protein MVRFWRLMVNVAIELVILAGAAFCVLPFFWMLSTSLKTPAEITLVPPPVLPEHPQWSNYPNAFVRAADIGVPFVRCFFNSAVVGIAVTAGVLVTAVLAGFAFSVLQFRGKNVLFLLFLATMMIPFEVSLIPNFFIIDYLGWYDTYAALVVPWTASAFSVFFVRRMFDGLPREMYEAARLDGCSDLRYLWSIGAPMIQPALITIAVFAFLGSWNALVWPLVVTSSPDLSVIQKGLASFIEEATTHYHLLMAAATLTILPIVILYLLAQRWFERGAEQMTT, from the coding sequence GTGGTGCGGTTTTGGCGGTTGATGGTCAATGTGGCGATCGAGCTGGTCATTCTGGCGGGGGCGGCGTTTTGCGTGCTGCCGTTTTTCTGGATGCTATCGACGTCGCTCAAGACGCCGGCTGAGATCACGCTGGTTCCGCCGCCGGTTCTGCCGGAGCATCCTCAGTGGTCGAACTATCCGAACGCGTTCGTTCGGGCGGCGGACATCGGGGTGCCGTTTGTGCGGTGTTTTTTCAATTCGGCGGTGGTCGGGATCGCGGTGACGGCGGGCGTGCTGGTGACGGCGGTGCTGGCGGGGTTCGCGTTCAGCGTGCTGCAGTTTCGCGGGAAGAACGTGCTGTTTCTTTTGTTCCTGGCGACGATGATGATTCCGTTCGAGGTGAGTCTGATACCGAACTTCTTCATCATCGACTACCTCGGCTGGTACGACACGTACGCGGCGCTGGTGGTTCCGTGGACGGCGTCGGCGTTTTCGGTGTTTTTTGTTCGGCGGATGTTTGACGGGTTGCCGCGTGAGATGTACGAGGCGGCGCGGCTCGACGGCTGTTCCGATCTGCGGTACCTCTGGTCGATCGGGGCGCCGATGATTCAGCCGGCGTTGATCACGATCGCGGTGTTCGCATTTTTGGGGAGCTGGAACGCGCTGGTCTGGCCGCTGGTGGTGACAAGTTCGCCGGATTTGTCGGTGATTCAGAAGGGGTTGGCGTCGTTCATCGAGGAGGCGACGACGCATTACCATTTGCTCATGGCGGCGGCCACGCTTACAATTTTGCCGATCGTCATCTTGTACCTGCTGGCCCAGCGGTGGTTTGAGCGGGGCGCCGAGCAGATGACGACGTAG
- a CDS encoding sugar ABC transporter permease has product MFRLFGSFRPYFFLLPAGMILFVFHLFPLAMVVWISLFRDWRTADSAYVGLDNYQRIFESGEFVRSLGISVWYALGTIPATIALALVFAVLLGRKKRLAGVYRVAFFLPFITSTVAAAAVWKWILHVDQKGLANSLLAAFGVGPVRFTESSTGIFELAFGGELPIVGGGPSLALISVMLFAVWHTFGFYVIILTAGMGQIPKETYEAAWLDGAGPVRSFFSITLPLLRPVIGFLVVISTIAAFQTFNQIYIMAPAERLNSARNATMYIFTEFWNYQRFGTGAAASVALFGVLLVLTALQLRVSRRKD; this is encoded by the coding sequence ATGTTTCGGCTGTTTGGATCGTTCAGACCGTATTTTTTCCTGCTGCCCGCGGGGATGATTCTGTTTGTCTTTCACCTGTTTCCGCTGGCGATGGTGGTGTGGATCAGCCTGTTTCGCGACTGGCGGACGGCGGATTCGGCGTACGTGGGGCTGGACAATTATCAGCGGATTTTCGAGTCGGGCGAGTTTGTCCGGTCGCTGGGCATCAGCGTGTGGTACGCGTTGGGCACGATCCCGGCGACCATCGCGCTGGCGCTGGTGTTCGCGGTGTTGCTTGGCCGCAAGAAGCGGCTGGCGGGGGTGTACCGGGTGGCGTTTTTTTTGCCGTTTATCACCTCGACGGTGGCGGCGGCGGCGGTGTGGAAGTGGATTCTTCACGTGGATCAAAAGGGGCTGGCCAACTCGCTGCTGGCGGCGTTCGGCGTGGGGCCCGTGCGATTCACCGAGAGTTCGACGGGGATTTTTGAGCTGGCGTTCGGCGGCGAACTGCCGATCGTCGGCGGCGGGCCCAGCCTGGCTTTGATCTCGGTGATGCTGTTCGCGGTGTGGCACACGTTCGGGTTCTACGTGATCATTCTGACGGCGGGGATGGGTCAGATTCCGAAGGAGACGTACGAGGCGGCTTGGCTGGACGGGGCGGGACCGGTGCGGTCGTTTTTTTCGATCACGCTGCCGCTGTTGCGTCCGGTGATCGGGTTTCTGGTGGTTATTTCGACGATCGCGGCGTTTCAGACGTTCAATCAGATTTACATCATGGCCCCGGCTGAGCGGTTGAACTCGGCACGGAACGCGACGATGTACATTTTCACCGAGTTCTGGAACTATCAGCGGTTCGGGACGGGCGCGGCGGCGTCGGTGGCGTTGTTCGGGGTGCTGCTGGTGTTGACGGCTTTGCAGCTTCGCGTTTCGCGGAGGAAGGACTGA